Proteins co-encoded in one Pseudorhizobium banfieldiae genomic window:
- a CDS encoding aldo/keto reductase, whose amino-acid sequence MKFNRLGRTDISVSEICLGTMTWGSQNSETEAHAQMDHAIDAGINFFDTAELYPTTPVSAETYGRTEEYIGSWLKKSGRRNDVVLATKVAGSGRPHIRDGRDLDGQSVREALEASLRRLQTDHVDLYQIHWPNRGSYHFRQCWSFDASKQDRAKAAEEIDAVLSTLGDLVNEGKVRAVGLSNESAWGTLKYLRLAEDKSLPRVASIQNEYNLLYRQFDLDLAEVAHHEDVGLLAYSPLAAGLLTAKYLDGARPEGSRATINSDLGGRLQPHQEPAVKAYKEIAGKHCLDLTQMSLAFCLTRPFMASVIIGATSMEQLQTAIGAKDIKLSDDVLKDIAKAHRQYPMPM is encoded by the coding sequence ATGAAATTCAACAGATTGGGACGCACGGACATCTCCGTGTCGGAAATTTGCCTCGGCACGATGACCTGGGGCTCGCAAAACAGCGAGACCGAAGCACACGCACAGATGGACCATGCCATCGATGCCGGCATTAATTTCTTCGACACGGCAGAACTCTACCCGACCACGCCGGTGAGCGCGGAGACCTACGGGCGGACCGAGGAATACATCGGTAGCTGGCTCAAGAAGAGCGGCCGGCGGAATGATGTCGTGCTCGCCACGAAGGTCGCCGGAAGCGGCCGCCCGCACATCCGGGACGGCCGCGATCTGGACGGCCAGAGCGTCCGCGAGGCGCTCGAGGCAAGCCTGCGCCGCCTGCAGACGGACCACGTCGATCTCTACCAGATCCACTGGCCGAACCGTGGCAGCTATCACTTCCGCCAGTGCTGGAGCTTCGATGCGTCGAAGCAGGATCGCGCCAAGGCTGCGGAGGAGATCGACGCTGTGCTCTCCACCCTCGGGGACCTGGTGAACGAGGGCAAGGTGCGAGCCGTCGGCCTCTCGAACGAAAGCGCCTGGGGCACGCTCAAGTATCTGCGGCTTGCCGAGGACAAGAGCCTGCCGCGCGTCGCCTCCATTCAGAACGAATACAACCTCCTCTATCGCCAGTTCGACCTCGATCTCGCGGAGGTGGCGCATCACGAGGACGTCGGGCTGCTTGCCTATTCGCCACTGGCTGCCGGCCTGCTAACCGCCAAGTATCTCGACGGGGCCCGCCCCGAGGGATCCCGCGCGACGATCAACAGCGATCTCGGCGGCCGCCTGCAGCCACACCAGGAGCCTGCGGTCAAGGCGTACAAGGAAATCGCCGGAAAGCATTGCCTGGATCTGACGCAGATGTCTCTCGCCTTCTGCCTCACTCGTCCCTTCATGGCTTCTGTGATCATCGGGGCTACGAGCATGGAACAGCTCCAGACTGCGATCGGGGCAAAGGATATCAAGTTGAGCGACGACGTACTGAAGGACAT
- the fabD gene encoding ACP S-malonyltransferase — translation MSIAFTFPGQGSQTVGMGKDLAEAFPEARAVFQEVDDALDQKLSEIMWNGPEEKLTLTANAQPALMAVSIAAIRVMEARGLKLADTVSYVAGHSLGEYSALCAAGTFSLVDTARLLRIRGNAMQSAVPVGEGAMAAIIGLEHGDVETVCRDASGAGVCQIANDNGGGQLVISGSKAAVEKAAALATEKGAKRAIMLPVSAPFHSALMSPAADAMRHALAQVDKRAPVVPLIANVRAAPVTDASEIVDLLVSQVTGQVRWRETVEWFAANGVTDLYEVGSGKVLTGLARRIDKTVSGTAINTPADIETALAAILG, via the coding sequence ATGAGCATAGCGTTCACGTTCCCGGGTCAGGGAAGCCAGACGGTCGGCATGGGCAAGGACCTTGCCGAAGCCTTTCCAGAAGCCCGCGCAGTCTTCCAGGAAGTCGACGATGCGCTCGACCAGAAGCTCTCCGAGATCATGTGGAATGGCCCGGAGGAGAAGCTGACGCTGACGGCGAACGCCCAGCCGGCGCTGATGGCCGTATCCATTGCAGCAATCCGCGTCATGGAAGCACGTGGATTGAAGCTGGCCGACACGGTTTCCTATGTCGCCGGTCATTCGCTCGGAGAATACTCCGCTCTCTGTGCGGCCGGCACATTCTCGCTCGTCGACACGGCGCGACTCCTGCGCATCCGCGGCAATGCCATGCAATCGGCTGTCCCGGTCGGGGAAGGTGCCATGGCCGCGATCATCGGACTTGAGCATGGGGACGTGGAGACAGTCTGCCGTGACGCCTCTGGCGCTGGTGTCTGCCAGATCGCAAACGACAATGGCGGTGGCCAGCTTGTCATCTCCGGTTCGAAGGCTGCGGTCGAGAAAGCTGCCGCTTTGGCAACGGAGAAGGGCGCCAAGCGCGCGATCATGCTGCCGGTATCGGCTCCGTTCCATTCCGCCCTCATGTCACCGGCAGCAGATGCCATGCGGCATGCGCTGGCCCAGGTGGACAAGCGTGCTCCGGTCGTGCCCTTGATCGCCAATGTCCGTGCCGCACCGGTCACCGATGCGAGCGAGATCGTTGACCTGCTGGTCAGCCAGGTGACCGGCCAGGTCCGCTGGCGCGAGACGGTTGAGTGGTTTGCCGCCAACGGCGTCACCGATCTCTACGAGGTAGGCTCGGGCAAGGTGCTGACCGGGCTTGCTCGCCGCATCGACAAGACCGTATCCGGCACCGCGATAAATACGCCCGCCGATATCGAGACTGCACTTGCCGCCATTCTCGGCTGA